A region of Thermococcus barossii DNA encodes the following proteins:
- a CDS encoding cell envelope integrity protein TolA, protein MQPLTKLYYYALIHALHKEGHDYIEVFYPFVLRALPQDFSYSKLKEIRDIIKLRFGFDIPRYALETIMRRAVGDGYIEYNKKRHEYALTREGLEFIQSVDKIEERQKRRLNKFLLDMVEFINKRSPNDIPKNQIEEGFFRFVESNINFLIGFLSSQGPHFLEEQKESKEERKLDIEIYRYIEHIYKNNDDMFEIFQEIILGSILSIALFYDHTDQDIKEEFTPLSIYLDSNFLFSLFGLHTKERNKATKELFDMMKRYHQFKLKVFDFTLAEMVRVISGYLTAISLYPSEIRVDSLYDILRRKGWKKPQVNEFIATLEDKVKEFGIEIEYTDVDLSKYNPDCVDDPDGIRTELTKYKPQSMYNSDIAFFESQNHDLAAICLIRKKRGKPPRKIENAEYIFLTSDLKLSKFNLEIFRHKNFGTIPEVIPDRLLATILWLKNPTLNPNLPVYIIIASYSNTLLISRGVWRRFYQILLRLEKEGKISEEDIATLFYHDYIGTVLLEFSDNNINEINEEFVIKSIEEATKKLEKDVEATKEREIKAKYEEKIKQREREAAKNARDKEINRIKAKIKENAKEKAEKYSRVIVAMIIVILIILPLIVYYYLSTYFTLISVIFSLVVSLLLSIFGGYRELKEWLYKKIETSKLKEIGLG, encoded by the coding sequence ATGCAACCTTTAACCAAATTATACTACTATGCCCTAATTCATGCTCTCCACAAGGAGGGTCACGATTATATTGAAGTATTCTACCCATTTGTTCTTAGGGCTCTTCCTCAAGATTTCTCGTACTCAAAGCTTAAGGAGATTAGGGACATAATCAAGCTCAGGTTTGGATTCGATATTCCACGGTATGCTCTCGAGACAATAATGAGAAGAGCAGTTGGAGATGGGTATATTGAATATAACAAAAAAAGACATGAATATGCCCTTACAAGAGAAGGATTAGAATTTATACAATCAGTAGACAAGATAGAGGAGAGGCAAAAAAGAAGGCTTAACAAATTCTTGCTTGACATGGTGGAGTTCATTAATAAAAGATCCCCCAACGATATTCCTAAGAATCAAATAGAAGAGGGATTCTTCAGATTTGTCGAATCTAACATCAATTTTTTAATTGGATTTTTGTCATCTCAAGGTCCCCACTTCCTTGAAGAACAAAAGGAGAGCAAAGAAGAAAGAAAACTTGATATTGAAATTTACAGGTACATTGAACATATATACAAAAATAATGATGATATGTTTGAGATATTCCAAGAGATAATCCTTGGTTCAATACTATCGATAGCATTATTCTATGATCACACAGATCAGGACATTAAAGAAGAATTTACACCCTTATCTATTTATCTAGATTCTAATTTTCTATTTAGTTTATTTGGGCTTCACACAAAAGAGAGAAACAAAGCCACAAAAGAGCTTTTTGACATGATGAAAAGATATCACCAATTTAAACTAAAAGTCTTTGATTTCACATTAGCTGAGATGGTTAGAGTTATTAGCGGGTATCTAACTGCAATATCACTTTATCCTAGCGAAATTCGTGTTGATTCTCTATATGATATATTACGGAGAAAAGGATGGAAAAAACCTCAAGTAAATGAATTCATTGCAACACTTGAGGACAAAGTTAAAGAATTCGGCATTGAGATTGAGTACACAGATGTAGACCTAAGCAAATATAATCCCGATTGTGTAGATGACCCAGATGGAATAAGGACAGAATTAACAAAGTATAAACCACAAAGTATGTACAATTCAGACATAGCATTTTTCGAATCTCAAAATCATGATTTAGCGGCTATATGTTTAATAAGAAAGAAGAGAGGGAAGCCCCCAAGGAAAATCGAAAATGCAGAATACATATTCTTGACCTCTGACTTGAAATTGAGCAAGTTCAACTTAGAAATATTCAGACACAAGAACTTCGGAACAATACCGGAAGTTATACCAGATCGGTTGTTAGCTACCATATTATGGCTTAAAAATCCAACGTTAAATCCAAATCTACCGGTGTATATTATAATTGCTTCATATTCCAACACTCTCTTAATATCAAGAGGAGTCTGGAGGAGGTTTTATCAGATACTACTTCGGTTAGAAAAAGAGGGAAAAATTTCCGAAGAGGATATTGCAACGTTATTTTACCATGATTATATTGGGACAGTACTTTTAGAATTCTCAGATAATAATATCAATGAAATAAACGAAGAATTCGTCATCAAATCTATAGAAGAAGCAACAAAAAAGCTGGAAAAAGATGTTGAAGCAACAAAAGAAAGAGAAATAAAAGCAAAGTATGAAGAAAAAATAAAACAACGTGAAAGAGAAGCCGCTAAAAATGCAAGAGACAAAGAAATCAATAGAATTAAAGCCAAAATCAAAGAAAACGCAAAAGAAAAAGCGGAAAAATACTCACGTGTTATTGTAGCTATGATAATTGTTATACTCATTATATTACCTCTGATTGTGTACTATTATCTAAGCACGTATTTCACACTTATAAGCGTCATTTTTAGTTTAGTGGTTAGTCTCCTTCTTAGTATCTTTGGGGGATACCGTGAATTAAAGGAATGGCTATACAAAAAAATAGAGACAAGCAAGTTAAAAGAAATTGGATTAGGGTAA